A window from Luteolibacter flavescens encodes these proteins:
- a CDS encoding PIN domain-containing protein has translation MTYLDTSVLIAAVLEDEPQHPACLQAVQSGGCTSHHSLLEAFSILTGGRAARKYSPAFAARLIGVSFEKQLKSISLTWQETHAMLAETQARGIRGGAIYDYQHLVCARKAGATAILTLNVKDFLSFAREGDPQVRSPS, from the coding sequence ATGACCTACCTCGACACCTCGGTCCTGATCGCTGCCGTGCTCGAGGATGAGCCTCAGCATCCGGCTTGCCTTCAGGCAGTGCAGTCAGGCGGCTGCACCTCCCACCACTCCCTGCTCGAGGCATTCTCGATCCTCACCGGCGGGCGGGCGGCGCGGAAATATTCCCCGGCCTTCGCCGCCCGGCTGATCGGCGTTTCCTTCGAGAAGCAGCTCAAGTCCATCTCGCTCACCTGGCAGGAGACCCACGCCATGCTCGCGGAAACCCAGGCCCGCGGGATCCGCGGCGGCGCGATCTACGACTACCAGCACTTGGTCTGCGCGAGAAAGGCCGGTGCCACCGCCATACTGACCCTGAATGTGAAGGACTTCCTCTCCTTCGCACGCGAGGGAGACCCGCAAGTCAGATCACCCTCTTGA
- a CDS encoding zinc metallopeptidase, with product MISESLLLLAQQQPGGIGIGYWVIIGVSMLASLAISGMLKKRFNEYSQIPLRMTGAQVAEAMLRQNGITDVQVIHTPGHLTDHYDPMRKTVNLSESVYQMNSVAAAAVAAHEVGHAIQHQQAYAWLNFRSKMVPAVQFASTIQQYLMFGAMIGAGFFHSPTMLWIWVVVFGITTLFAVITLPVEFDASKRAMVWLERSGIANQMEHDRAKNALFWAAMTYVAGAVGAIAQLLYWVMMLMGRRDE from the coding sequence ATGATTTCTGAGTCCCTCCTTCTCCTCGCCCAGCAGCAACCCGGTGGCATCGGCATCGGCTACTGGGTGATCATCGGTGTCTCCATGCTCGCGAGCCTGGCGATTAGCGGGATGCTGAAGAAGCGCTTCAACGAGTATTCGCAGATCCCGCTCCGCATGACGGGCGCGCAGGTGGCCGAGGCGATGCTGCGCCAGAACGGCATCACCGACGTGCAGGTGATCCACACCCCGGGCCACCTGACGGACCACTATGACCCGATGCGCAAGACGGTGAACCTGAGCGAGTCGGTCTATCAGATGAACTCGGTGGCGGCCGCCGCGGTGGCCGCGCACGAGGTGGGCCACGCCATCCAGCACCAGCAGGCGTATGCGTGGCTGAATTTCCGCTCGAAGATGGTGCCCGCGGTTCAGTTCGCCAGCACGATCCAGCAGTACCTGATGTTCGGCGCGATGATCGGAGCCGGCTTCTTCCATAGCCCGACGATGCTGTGGATCTGGGTGGTGGTCTTCGGCATCACGACGCTCTTCGCGGTGATCACGCTGCCGGTGGAGTTTGACGCCAGCAAGCGTGCCATGGTCTGGCTGGAGCGCAGCGGCATCGCGAACCAGATGGAGCACGACCGCGCGAAGAACGCCCTATTCTGGGCCGCCATGACCTACGTGGCCGGTGCCGTCGGCGCGATCGCCCAGCTTCTCTACTGGGTGATGATGCTCATGGGCCGCCGCGACGAGTGA
- a CDS encoding glycoside hydrolase family 43 protein, producing MTSISKLALSATVALASLASAEEKKAGNPVFEGWYADPEGIIFQNQYWIYPTFSAAYEDQTHFDAFSSPDLKTWTKHEKVLDTKEVKWANKAMWAPSIIEKGGKFYFFFSANDIQNNEDPGGIGVAVADKPQGPFKDLIGKPLIDKFHHGAQPIDGFVFRDDDGSHYFIYGGWRHCNIVKLKDDFTGLVPFENGETYRSITPKGYVEGPFVFKKNGKYYFMWSEGGWTGPDYRVAYAISDSLFGPHERIGVVLEQDDKIARGAGHHSIIHNTKDDSYYIVYHRRPIGVNTRDHRETCIEKLEFDEKGLIKPVKMTVEGVAPNPLR from the coding sequence ATGACATCGATCTCAAAACTCGCACTCTCCGCCACCGTGGCCCTCGCGTCGCTGGCATCCGCTGAAGAAAAGAAAGCCGGCAACCCCGTCTTCGAAGGCTGGTATGCCGACCCTGAAGGCATCATCTTCCAGAACCAGTACTGGATCTACCCGACCTTCTCCGCGGCCTACGAGGATCAGACGCACTTCGACGCCTTTTCCTCGCCCGACCTGAAGACCTGGACGAAGCACGAGAAGGTGCTGGATACGAAGGAGGTCAAGTGGGCGAACAAGGCGATGTGGGCGCCCTCGATCATTGAGAAGGGCGGCAAGTTCTACTTCTTCTTTTCCGCGAACGACATCCAGAACAACGAGGATCCCGGCGGCATCGGCGTGGCCGTGGCGGACAAGCCCCAGGGCCCCTTCAAGGACTTGATCGGCAAGCCGCTCATCGACAAGTTCCACCACGGCGCGCAGCCCATCGACGGCTTCGTCTTCCGCGATGACGATGGCAGCCACTACTTCATCTACGGCGGCTGGCGTCACTGCAACATCGTGAAGCTGAAGGACGACTTCACCGGTCTCGTGCCCTTCGAGAATGGTGAGACCTACCGCTCGATCACGCCGAAGGGCTATGTCGAGGGTCCCTTCGTCTTCAAGAAGAACGGGAAGTACTACTTCATGTGGTCCGAGGGTGGCTGGACCGGCCCGGACTACCGCGTGGCGTATGCGATTTCCGACTCGCTCTTCGGCCCGCACGAGCGGATCGGCGTGGTGCTGGAGCAGGATGACAAGATCGCCCGCGGCGCAGGTCACCACTCGATCATCCACAACACGAAGGACGACTCGTACTACATCGTCTATCACCGCCGCCCGATCGGCGTGAACACGCGCGACCACCGCGAGACGTGCATCGAGAAGCTGGAATTCGACGAGAAGGGCCTGATCAAGCCGGTGAAGATGACCGTGGAAGGCGTGGCTCCGAATCCGCTGCGCTGA
- a CDS encoding AbrB/MazE/SpoVT family DNA-binding domain-containing protein translates to MKATLTVDKAGRIILPKPIRDLMHLSAGSKLEAEIVGGRLQITPEEEEDPPFKMVDGVMVILGGGPTPGGLEKAVRDERDAMIHRGNRTP, encoded by the coding sequence ATGAAAGCCACCCTCACCGTGGACAAGGCGGGCCGCATCATCCTGCCCAAGCCGATCCGCGACCTGATGCACCTCTCCGCGGGGTCGAAGCTGGAGGCGGAGATCGTGGGCGGGCGCTTGCAAATCACCCCGGAGGAAGAGGAAGACCCGCCCTTCAAGATGGTGGACGGCGTCATGGTCATCCTCGGCGGCGGCCCCACTCCCGGCGGGCTTGAAAAGGCGGTCCGCGACGAGCGCGACGCGATGATCCACCGCGGCAATCGCACCCCATGA
- a CDS encoding SDR family oxidoreductase has product MKHVLITGCTRGLGLAMARSFAAKGWTVSGCGTNPIRVDVLAAELGEKHRVVRTDVSSESGVADFARDILAGPGAPDLLINNAAIINRNAALWEVSAEEFSRVLDVNLKGIHLVLREFLPAMIARGSGVVVNFSSGWGRSTSPEVAPYCATKWGVEGLTQALAQELPSGLAAVALNPGIIDTEMLQSCFGGSSSDFPDPKKWATTAVPFLENLGPKDNGKSLTAP; this is encoded by the coding sequence ATGAAGCACGTCCTCATCACCGGTTGCACCCGCGGACTCGGACTCGCGATGGCCCGATCTTTCGCCGCAAAGGGCTGGACCGTCTCCGGTTGTGGCACGAATCCCATCCGCGTGGACGTCCTCGCCGCGGAGCTGGGGGAAAAGCACCGCGTGGTCCGCACCGACGTCAGCTCGGAGTCCGGCGTGGCCGACTTCGCCCGCGACATCCTCGCCGGACCCGGCGCCCCGGACCTGCTCATCAACAACGCCGCCATCATCAACCGCAATGCCGCGCTCTGGGAGGTGTCCGCGGAGGAATTCTCCCGCGTGCTGGACGTGAATCTCAAGGGCATCCACCTGGTGCTCCGCGAGTTCCTCCCCGCGATGATCGCCCGCGGCTCCGGCGTGGTCGTGAATTTCTCCTCCGGCTGGGGCCGCTCCACCTCCCCGGAAGTCGCCCCCTACTGCGCCACCAAGTGGGGCGTGGAAGGCCTCACCCAGGCCCTCGCCCAAGAGCTGCCCTCCGGCCTCGCCGCCGTCGCGCTGAATCCCGGCATCATCGACACCGAGATGCTCCAGAGCTGCTTCGGCGGCTCCTCCTCCGACTTCCCCGACCCCAAGAAATGGGCCACCACCGCCGTCCCCTTCCTCGAAAACCTCGGGCCAAAGGACAACGGCAAGTCGCTCACGGCTCCGTAG
- a CDS encoding ATP-dependent helicase has protein sequence MPFRPGDLRRIAKTRTARFHPARAMAGGFSFDSLNKAQRDAVASLDGPVLILAGAGTGKTRTVTCRISNMLQQGIAPENILAVTFTNKAAAEMKERIGGMVSKKKAEAMTVCTFHSLCVRLLRGGIHKLGYKKNFSICSGSDQVGIMKQLVVRMGGTDEKVKAEAVLAEISRAKNRGIPPQDLEDDFFASLGVAYQNELRAQNAVDFDDLLLLAEQLLREHEDVRDYFRSVYKRVTVDEFQDTNGLQMKLLQQLVGPPYHVCVVGDDDQSIYGFRGAESANILEFERFFPSPKVILLEENYRSTHAILHTANSLIRRNAGRREKSLKSTIAGGEPVRLVGMPGDEEEAVFIAEEILADKARGNLPWEHFAVLFRTNKQSRKIEEALRERKIPYRMVGAQSFYDRREVKDALAYTELLDDPEADVPLLRVLNSPPRGIGQATAMLATDYSREIGASVWRALNDEGFLSQLGTKVRNSIETFTAQVLTSKMKIDAKVMPANLVLKEFLDEIEYLPWLERGCKTDQEKTQRGEGLAEVVSELAKAIERGKSIRKFLDDSALSADREDDDLEKKSGATLITLHASKGLEFPSVFLVGLEEGVLPHQRSVTEGTKDEERRLLYVGITRAQQKLAMTYCMMRMKWGQQVSCQASSFIPELDEEYLIHTTYDDIMGAEADDEELDNFFGGLKDFLGS, from the coding sequence ATGCCATTTCGGCCGGGGGACCTGAGGCGCATTGCCAAGACCCGCACGGCCCGCTTCCATCCCGCCCGCGCAATGGCAGGTGGCTTCTCATTCGACTCTCTCAACAAGGCCCAGCGGGACGCCGTGGCCTCCCTCGATGGCCCGGTGCTGATCCTGGCCGGGGCCGGGACGGGCAAGACCCGCACGGTGACCTGCCGGATCTCGAACATGCTCCAGCAGGGCATCGCGCCGGAGAATATCCTGGCCGTGACCTTCACGAACAAGGCGGCGGCGGAAATGAAGGAGCGCATCGGCGGCATGGTCTCGAAGAAGAAGGCCGAGGCGATGACCGTCTGCACCTTCCACTCGCTGTGCGTGCGCCTGCTGCGCGGCGGCATCCACAAGCTGGGCTACAAGAAGAACTTCTCCATCTGCAGCGGCAGCGACCAGGTCGGCATCATGAAGCAGCTCGTGGTCCGCATGGGCGGCACCGACGAGAAGGTGAAGGCGGAGGCCGTGCTGGCGGAGATCTCCCGTGCGAAGAACCGTGGCATCCCGCCGCAGGATCTGGAGGACGATTTCTTCGCCTCGCTGGGCGTCGCTTATCAGAATGAACTTCGCGCGCAGAACGCGGTCGATTTCGACGACCTGCTGCTGCTCGCCGAGCAATTGCTGCGCGAGCACGAGGACGTGCGCGACTATTTCCGCAGTGTCTACAAGCGCGTCACGGTCGACGAGTTCCAGGACACGAACGGCCTGCAGATGAAGCTACTGCAGCAGCTCGTGGGGCCGCCGTACCACGTCTGCGTGGTGGGGGATGACGACCAGTCGATCTACGGCTTCCGCGGGGCGGAGAGCGCGAATATCCTGGAATTCGAGCGCTTCTTCCCGAGTCCCAAGGTTATCCTGCTGGAGGAAAACTACCGCTCCACGCACGCCATCCTGCACACGGCGAACAGCCTGATCCGGCGGAATGCGGGGCGGCGCGAGAAGTCGCTGAAGTCCACCATCGCCGGGGGCGAGCCGGTGCGGCTCGTCGGCATGCCGGGAGACGAGGAGGAAGCCGTTTTCATCGCCGAGGAGATCCTGGCGGACAAGGCGCGCGGGAATCTGCCGTGGGAGCACTTCGCGGTGCTCTTCCGCACGAACAAGCAGAGCCGCAAAATCGAGGAGGCATTGCGCGAGCGGAAGATCCCGTATCGCATGGTGGGCGCGCAGTCCTTCTACGACCGCCGCGAGGTGAAGGACGCGCTGGCGTATACAGAGTTGCTGGATGATCCGGAGGCGGACGTGCCGCTGCTGCGCGTGCTGAATTCCCCGCCGCGCGGCATCGGCCAGGCGACCGCGATGCTTGCCACGGACTACAGCCGCGAGATCGGTGCAAGCGTGTGGCGGGCCCTGAATGACGAGGGGTTCCTGAGCCAGCTCGGGACGAAGGTGCGCAACTCGATCGAAACTTTCACCGCGCAGGTCCTCACCTCGAAGATGAAGATCGATGCGAAGGTGATGCCGGCGAATCTGGTGCTGAAGGAGTTCCTCGACGAGATCGAGTATCTCCCGTGGCTGGAGCGTGGCTGCAAGACCGACCAGGAAAAGACGCAGCGGGGCGAGGGTCTCGCCGAAGTCGTGTCCGAGCTCGCCAAGGCGATCGAGCGCGGCAAGAGCATCCGCAAGTTCCTGGATGACAGCGCCCTATCCGCGGACCGCGAGGATGATGACTTGGAGAAGAAGAGCGGTGCCACGCTCATCACGCTGCACGCGTCGAAGGGCCTCGAGTTCCCGAGCGTCTTCCTGGTGGGACTGGAGGAAGGCGTGCTGCCGCACCAGCGCAGCGTGACGGAGGGCACGAAGGACGAGGAGCGCCGCCTGCTCTACGTGGGCATCACCCGCGCCCAGCAGAAGCTGGCGATGACCTACTGCATGATGCGCATGAAGTGGGGTCAGCAGGTGTCCTGCCAGGCCAGCAGCTTCATCCCGGAGCTGGACGAGGAATACCTGATCCACACGACCTATGACGACATCATGGGTGCGGAGGCGGATGATGAGGAACTCGACAACTTTTTCGGGGGCTTGAAGGATTTCCTCGGGAGCTGA